Part of the Cellulomonas sp. WB94 genome, GTCCGGGGCTCCGCTGGCTCGCATCGACGAGACCGCTGGTCCCGCCGGCGCCGCCGTGGCCCGACCCGACCCGCTCGACCGGTTGCTCGACCTCGTCGGCACCAGGCTCGAACCGGTGTACGGCTTCCGATCCCTGATGCGCTTCAAGGCGAAGTTCCAGCCCGAGCTCCGACCGTTGTACCTGATCTACGCGGACGCGGCGGCGCTCCCCGCGATCGGTCGCGCGGTCGCGCGTGCCTATGTCCCCGACGCATCCCTCGGGATGCTGCTGCGGCTCTTCAACCGCCTGATGCTGAGGTCCGCGCACGACGCGAAGGCCCGTCCCGCGGTGCTGCCCGCCGAATCGTCCTCGACCCCCGACGACGCGTTCACCCCGGACGACCCCGACGCGCCAGGCGACCGACGACCCGATCCGACCGACCACGCCACGGTCCGCACAGCGACCGCGACCCGCCCATGAGGAGTCTCGTGCACGCCCTGCTTCGCTTCCCGGTACTCACACCGGTGGTCCTCGGCACGGCCTTCGCCCTCGCCGCCATGACCGTGATCCTGCTGGCCGCTCGACGGACGACCCGATGGCCGGCGCTCGCCGCCGCCGGCGTCGTCGGTGGGGCCATGGTCGGCGTTCTCGCGCTGTGGCTCGTGGAGGGCGTTGCGGACGTGTTCGGTCCTGCGCTCGGCTGGTCGACGCGCGCCTGGGTCGTCGGGTGCTGTGCCGCGCTCGGCCTCGCCGGGATGAACTGGCGACGCTCGACCGTGCGACGGAAGGTCGGGGCGGTGCTCGGATCTCTCGTCCTCGTGGCGGCCTCGGTCCTCGGTGTGAACGCGCTGTACGGCCTCAACCCGACGGTGGGCTCCCTGGTCGGTGTGGCCACCGTCGACCAGCTCACGTTGCCCGCTCCGGTCACCTCGCCCGGTACCGGCGCAGCCACCGCGACCGCTGCCGCGGGCCCGCTGTGGCAGATCTGGACCGCGCCGGCCGGCATGCCGTCCGTCGGCACCACCGGTACCCAGTCGATCCCGAGCACGGTCTCGGGCTTCACCGCCCGGGCGGCCGGCATCTACCTCCCACCGGCCGCGTTGACCGCGCACCCGCCGACACTGCCCCTCGTCGTCCTGCTCATGGGCCAGCCGGGGAACCCCGATCCCCAGTACGTCGCCGCGGTCCTCGACCGGTACGCCGCCGCGCACCAGGGCCTTGCGCCGATCGTCGTCGTCGCCGACCAGCTGGGAGACCCGACGAAGGACACTCTCTGCCTCGACACGGCGCAGTTCGGCAAGGTGGAGAGCTACGTCAACGAGGACGTCCTGCCGTGGGCGCACGCGCATCTGAACGTCATGACCGACAGGGCGCACACGACGATCGCCGGCTACTCCAACGGTGGCCAGTGCGCCATCTCGTTCGTTGCCAAGTACCCCGACCTGTGGGGCAACGTCCTCGACATCTCTGGAGAGGAGTACCCCGGGGCCGACCACGCCGCGGAAGTGCTCAAGGACATCTTCACGGGCGACCAGAAGGCGTACGACGCGCAGAAGCCCACCGTCATCCTGGGCCAGCACTCGTACCCGGACACGGTCGGGATCTTCACCGTGTCGACCAACGACCCGGCGTACATGCCGGGCGCCAAGCGCGTGGCTGCAGCCGCCAAGGCCGCAGGGATCCAGGTCACGTACTTCGAGGTCCCGAACGGCGGCCACGTGATCGGTGCACTCAACGGTGGCCTCGAGGAGGGCTTCGCCGTGCTCTACCCGCGGCTCGGGCTGAGCCAGCAGTAGCGACGCGCGACGGTGGCCGGCGTCAGCGTGCGATGGCAGGCCCAGCCAGCACGAGCACGACGACGCACACGACGGCCACTGCCATCGCCGCCGTGAAGGGCAACCGGCTGCGCGGGTCCGCGCGCGAGGCGACCGCGCCGACGCCCGCCAGCGCCAGGGCTGCTCCCCCGCCGACCCACGCGGCCGGCGACGGCGGACCGGCGGGGGCCAGGACCACGAGGACCACGGCCGCCACGAGCGCGCCGAGGGCCATGAGGGTGGTCCGGGCTCGGCCCAGCCGGTGCGGCAGCCCGCTGACCCCCGTGGCCGCATCGTCCTCGAGGTCGGGCAGCACGTTGGCGGCGTGCGCGCCGAAACCGAGCAGCGACGCCCCGGCGGTCGCCCACCAGGCCGCGACCGGGCGCCCGGGCTGGGCGAGGGTGACGAACTGGACCAGGAGCCCGAACGACACCGCGTACGGCAGCCATGACAGCACCGTGCGCTTGAGCACCAGGTTGTAGGCCCACGCGCTCGCCACCGCGAGCAGGTGCACGACGCCTGGCAGCCATCCCGTCGCGAGGGACATCGGCACGCACGCGGCCACGGCCACGGCGGCCGCGGTGCGGAGCTCTCTCGCACTGAGCAGCCCGGCGACCACAGGCTTCCCCGCGCGTGCCACCGCGAGGTCGCGGGCGGCGTCCAGCCAGTCGTTCGACCAGCCGACCGACAGCTGGCCGGCGAGGACCGCGGCGGCGACGAGCAGTGTTGTCGCCGGCTCAGCGCCGACTCCCGCAGCGAGGGCCGCTGCCAGTCCGGTGACGACGACGGTGGGACCTGGGTGGAATGCCAGCACGAGGCCGCGCACGGCTCGCCACGACCACCACATCCGCCGCTCCCGTCATCGACACCCGGCGGCTGAGGTTAGCAATACCTGTGCTGACCGCCGACGGCATGACACGATGCCGAGATGTCGCATCTGGTGACCGTCGCTCCCGTCCTCCCCGAGCACCGCTATGACCAGTCAGAGATCACGGCGACGATCGGGCCGCTCCTGACGTCGAACCCTGCGCGGCGGGCGGTGCTCGACCGCTTCCACGCCGCGAGCGGCGTCAGCACCCGTCATCTGGCGCTGCCGCTCGAGAAGTACGCGGGCCTGACGTCGTTCGACCAGACCAACGACCTGTTCGTGGCGATCGGCTCGGAGCTTGCCGAGCGGGCGGTCAGCCAGGCGCTCGCGAGCGCAGGTCTGGCGCCCGCCGACGTCGACTTCGTGCTCTTCACCTCGGTGACCGGGGTCTCCGCGCCGTCGATCGACGCCCTGCTCGTCGGCCGACTGGGCCTGCGACCGGACGTGAAGCGGCTGCCGTCCTTCGGCCTGGGCTGCGTCGGCGGCGCGGCAGGCATCGCTCGCGTCCACGACTACCTGGTCGGCCATCCACGGGACGTGGCCGTGCTCGTGTCGGTCGAGCTGTGCTCGCTCACCGTTCAGCACGGTGACGACTCGACGGCGAACCTCGTCTCGAGCGGAATCTTCGGGGACGGCGCCGCCGCCGTGGTCATGGTCGGCGACGAGCGTGCGGCCTCGATGGACGCGAGGGGCCTCCAGCTGGTCGGGACGCGCAGCGTGATCTACCCGGACTCCACCGGAGCCCTCGGCTGGGACATCGGCGGCAGCGGCTTCCGGATCGTCCTCGGTGCGGGCCTCGCCGACGTCGTCGAGCAGCACATCGGCGACGACGTCCAGGCGCTGCTCGCTCAGCACGGAGCCGTGCCGGCCGACGTCACGACCTGGATTGCCCACGCCGGCGGGCCTCGCATCCTGGAGGCCGCCGAGCACGCGCTGTCCCTGCCCCCGGCCGCGTTCGCCCGCAGTCGTGCGTCCCTCGCGCGGGTCGGCAACCTGTCGTCCGCATCGGTGCTGCACATCCTGGCTGACGTCCTTGCCGACGCGAGCCCGGCGCCCGGCGAGCTCGCGGTGCTCTTCGCGTTCGGGCCGGGCGTCAGCGCCGAGGTCGTGCTGCTGCGCCGGCCGGCCACCGGAGTCCGGCCGTGACCGTCACCCTCTACCTCGTCCTGCTCGGCGCTGTCGCGGTCGAGCGCCTCGCCGAGCTGGTCGTGTCGGCCCGGAACGCGCGCTGGTCGTTCGCTCGCGGAGGCACCGAGCACGGTCGAGGGCACTTTCCGGCGATGGTCACGCTGCACACGGCTCTGCTCATCGGCTGCGCCGCCGAGGTGGTGCTCGCCGACCGACCGTTCCTGCCAGCCCTCGGCTGGGTCGCCCTGGTTGCTGCGCTGGCCAGCCAGGTGCTGCGGTGGTGGTGCATCGCCGTGCTCGGGCCGCGCTGGAACACCCGGGTGATCACCGTGCCGGGGCTGCCCCTCGTGAGCTCGGGGCCGTACCGGTGGCTGCGGCACCCCAACTACGTCGCCGTCGTCGTCGAGGGCTTTGCGCTGCCCCTCGTCCACACCGCGTGGGTGACCGCCCTCGTGTTCACGGTGCTCAACGCGGTGCTCCTGGGCTGGTTCCGCATCCCCGCCGAGGAGCGCGCGCTCGGGTTGGCGCCGCGCAGCGTCGAGCACCCCGCGACGACCGCGGGCGGACCTGCATGAGCGTCCGCCTGGATGCGGACGTCCTCGTGATCGGCGGTGGCCCGGTCGGGCTCGCCGCAGCGATCGAGGCGCGACTCGTCGGCTTGAGCGTCATCGTCGTCGAGCCACGCACCGCACCGATCGACAAGGCGTGCGGCGAGGGGCTCATGCCGGGCGCGATTGCGGCCCTCGACCGGCTGGGGGTCGACCCGCCGGGACACCGCATCGTCGGGATCAGCTACCGCAACCGTCACCAGCACGCCGAGCACGAGTTCAGCGCGGGGTTCGGCCGGGGCGTGCGGCGCACCGCGCTGCACACGACCATGCTCGAGCGGGCCCTCGAGCTCGGGGTCGAGCAGGTGACCGGGCGGATCGGCACGGTGACCGACAGCCCGGGGATGGTCGAGGCGGCCGGGCTGAGGGCCCGATGGCTGCTCGCGTGCGACGGGTTGCACTCGACGGTCCGGCGTCGGACCGGCCTCCAGGTGCCCGCAGACCACTCGGGACGACTCCAGGTGCCGTCCCGCTACGGGCTGCGTCGCCACTTCGTGGTCCCGGCGTGGACCGACTTCGTCGAGGTCTACTGGGGCAGGCACGCCGAGGCGTACGTCACTCCGGTGGCCGAGGACCTCGTCGGGATCGCGCTGCTCGGGCCGCGGTCGGTGGACTATGACGCGGCGCTGACCGAGTTCCCTGAGCTCGTCGAGCACCTCGCGGGGGCTCGGCCCGCCGGGCCGGTGCGCGGGGCAGGGCCCCTGCGTCAACGGAGCGTGCGGCGCACGATCGGCAACATCCGCCTGGTCGGTGACGCGTCGGGCTATGTCGACGCCTTGACGGGCGAGGGCCTGCGCGTCGGGTTCGCCCAGGCGGCGGCGGCGATCGCCTACCTCGACGACCCGGCCGGCTACGAGCGCGCCTGGGCCCACGTGACCCGGGACTACTGGCTCCTGACGACCGGGCTGCTGGCGTGGGCCTCGTCACCGGCCCGGGGTGCGATCGTCCCGTTCGCTCACCGCGCACCGGCGGTCTTCGGCAGGGTCGTGAACGCGATCGCCGGCTGACCTCGGGCGCCTGTGTCCGACGCGGCGAGCCGCCTCCCTCAGCGATCGAGCAGGAGCGCCGGATGACGCGGGTCGTCCACGCGAACCACGACGTCGGCGCTGCGTTCAGGCACGACCTCGTCCGCGTACCTGCTGAAGGCCGGGAGGGTCCACCGCTCGTCCTGCGGCGTGCTGCGGGCGAGAGTCTCGGCCCGCACCGACAGATGCACCGTCAGGTCCAGCGGGAGCCCGCGCCCGAGCAGCAGGCTGCCGTCGAGCAGGAGGATCGCGCCCGGCGCTGCCTGCTCGTGCGGCGCGCGGGTCGCTCGCTCGCGCGCCGCGTCCCAGAAGGACGCCACGTACCTCCCGGTGCCGTCCGGGCCGAAGCCGTCGAGCAGCTCGCGCGACAGCGCGCCGACATCGAGCCGATCGGTGTAGAACGCGTCGGCGTCGAGGCGACCGTGCTCCCAGCGCAGCGACGCGGGCCGGAGGAAGTCGTCCGCGCTCGCTCGGACGACGGGCCGCCCGAGGGCCCGCAGCGGAGCCACGAGCGCATCGGCGAGGTCTCCGGGTCGAGTCGGGGGCGGGCCGTCGACAGCGAGCCGCCACCGCCGACCGGCGTCGAGCTGCAGCACGAGGGCGACGACGTGCTCGACGAGAGCGGCGGTGGAGAGCGGCTGGAAGCGCACCGAGCCAGTCTGGCCGACCGGCCCGCACAGATACCCCACGGGGTACCCAGGACCTAGGTCACTCGATCTGTCGCCACGGCTCCGTACCGTGAAGTTGATCACTGAGGATCACACGC contains:
- a CDS encoding 3-oxoacyl-[acyl-carrier-protein] synthase III C-terminal domain-containing protein — encoded protein: MSHLVTVAPVLPEHRYDQSEITATIGPLLTSNPARRAVLDRFHAASGVSTRHLALPLEKYAGLTSFDQTNDLFVAIGSELAERAVSQALASAGLAPADVDFVLFTSVTGVSAPSIDALLVGRLGLRPDVKRLPSFGLGCVGGAAGIARVHDYLVGHPRDVAVLVSVELCSLTVQHGDDSTANLVSSGIFGDGAAAVVMVGDERAASMDARGLQLVGTRSVIYPDSTGALGWDIGGSGFRIVLGAGLADVVEQHIGDDVQALLAQHGAVPADVTTWIAHAGGPRILEAAEHALSLPPAAFARSRASLARVGNLSSASVLHILADVLADASPAPGELAVLFAFGPGVSAEVVLLRRPATGVRP
- a CDS encoding alpha/beta hydrolase-fold protein, yielding MHALLRFPVLTPVVLGTAFALAAMTVILLAARRTTRWPALAAAGVVGGAMVGVLALWLVEGVADVFGPALGWSTRAWVVGCCAALGLAGMNWRRSTVRRKVGAVLGSLVLVAASVLGVNALYGLNPTVGSLVGVATVDQLTLPAPVTSPGTGAATATAAAGPLWQIWTAPAGMPSVGTTGTQSIPSTVSGFTARAAGIYLPPAALTAHPPTLPLVVLLMGQPGNPDPQYVAAVLDRYAAAHQGLAPIVVVADQLGDPTKDTLCLDTAQFGKVESYVNEDVLPWAHAHLNVMTDRAHTTIAGYSNGGQCAISFVAKYPDLWGNVLDISGEEYPGADHAAEVLKDIFTGDQKAYDAQKPTVILGQHSYPDTVGIFTVSTNDPAYMPGAKRVAAAAKAAGIQVTYFEVPNGGHVIGALNGGLEEGFAVLYPRLGLSQQ
- a CDS encoding uridine kinase, which translates into the protein MRFQPLSTAALVEHVVALVLQLDAGRRWRLAVDGPPPTRPGDLADALVAPLRALGRPVVRASADDFLRPASLRWEHGRLDADAFYTDRLDVGALSRELLDGFGPDGTGRYVASFWDAARERATRAPHEQAAPGAILLLDGSLLLGRGLPLDLTVHLSVRAETLARSTPQDERWTLPAFSRYADEVVPERSADVVVRVDDPRHPALLLDR
- a CDS encoding NAD(P)/FAD-dependent oxidoreductase, with protein sequence MSVRLDADVLVIGGGPVGLAAAIEARLVGLSVIVVEPRTAPIDKACGEGLMPGAIAALDRLGVDPPGHRIVGISYRNRHQHAEHEFSAGFGRGVRRTALHTTMLERALELGVEQVTGRIGTVTDSPGMVEAAGLRARWLLACDGLHSTVRRRTGLQVPADHSGRLQVPSRYGLRRHFVVPAWTDFVEVYWGRHAEAYVTPVAEDLVGIALLGPRSVDYDAALTEFPELVEHLAGARPAGPVRGAGPLRQRSVRRTIGNIRLVGDASGYVDALTGEGLRVGFAQAAAAIAYLDDPAGYERAWAHVTRDYWLLTTGLLAWASSPARGAIVPFAHRAPAVFGRVVNAIAG
- a CDS encoding isoprenylcysteine carboxyl methyltransferase family protein → MTVTLYLVLLGAVAVERLAELVVSARNARWSFARGGTEHGRGHFPAMVTLHTALLIGCAAEVVLADRPFLPALGWVALVAALASQVLRWWCIAVLGPRWNTRVITVPGLPLVSSGPYRWLRHPNYVAVVVEGFALPLVHTAWVTALVFTVLNAVLLGWFRIPAEERALGLAPRSVEHPATTAGGPA
- a CDS encoding UbiA family prenyltransferase — its product is MWWSWRAVRGLVLAFHPGPTVVVTGLAAALAAGVGAEPATTLLVAAAVLAGQLSVGWSNDWLDAARDLAVARAGKPVVAGLLSARELRTAAAVAVAACVPMSLATGWLPGVVHLLAVASAWAYNLVLKRTVLSWLPYAVSFGLLVQFVTLAQPGRPVAAWWATAGASLLGFGAHAANVLPDLEDDAATGVSGLPHRLGRARTTLMALGALVAAVVLVVLAPAGPPSPAAWVGGGAALALAGVGAVASRADPRSRLPFTAAMAVAVVCVVVLVLAGPAIAR